GGTCCTGCGTCCACGTGTAGTACGCGCCTTCGTGGCCGCCGGTGTCGGCATCGAGCGCGGACGCGAAACCGCCGTCGGGCAGGAGCATTTCCCGCTCCATCCATGCCAGGGTCTCTTCCGCGACCGAGCGGTAGGATTCCTCGCCGGTGAACTGAAAGGCACGCGCGTACGTCTGGGCGAGTAGCGCGTTGTCGTAGAGCATCTTCTCGAAGTGAGGCACGAGCCAGATGGTGTCGGTCGAGTAGCGATGGAATCCGCCGCCGAGCTGGTCGTAGATGCCGCCCTCGGCCATCCTGTGCAAGGTCAGCTCGACGATGGCGCGCGCCTGTTCATAGCGGAAAGGGGTTTTGGCCCCTAGTCGGGAGAGCCGGAGCAGGAGCGCAAGGTCGGTGGGGTTCGGGAACTTGGGCGCGACTCCGAACCCGCCGTGCTCCGAGTCGAATACCTCCAAGCGCTGCTGGTAGAATCCGCGTAGCGGTGTCTCGTCCATCTCGCCATCGTGGTTGGGCAGAGACGACAGCCGGTTCAATTCGACTGCGATGCGGTTGCCCGCCTCATCAATCTCGTGGCGCTGGGTGCGGAAATAGTGAAGCGCGGCCAGGAGTACGCGGTTGAACGCGGCCATGCCCGGTCGCGGCTCAGGCGGGAAATAGGTGCCGCCGTAGAACGGCTTCAGTTCAGGCGTCAGGAACACTGACAGCGGCCAGCCCGCGGAACCGGTGAGGATGCGCACCGCCTCGATGTAGACTTCATCCACGTCGGGACGTTCCTCGCGGTCGACCTTGATGCTGACGTAGTTCGCGTTCAGGATTTCCGCAATCTTCGGGTCGGAGAACGACTCGCGGGCCATCACGTGGCACCAGTGGCAGGCAGAATAGCCGATGGATAGGAAGATTGGTTTGTCTTCGGCTTTCGCCTTGGCGAGCGCTTCCTCGCCCCAGGGATACCAGTCAACCGGGTTCTCCGCGTGGTCGCGGAGGTAGGGGCTGGCTTCGTTAGAGAGATGGTTGGGCATGCGCAGTAAAGACTATTGAGGCGGGAGCGCTAAGTCAACCGGCAAGGCGGGCGAGGGGAGACGAGCTACGGCTTACGGCTCACGGCTTGCGCTGAGGGCAGGGGAGAAGTAGGCGCGTCAGGAGTCCTCTGTCGGGTTCCCATAGACAATGGTCCACCCAAGCCCCACACCGAGGCACGAGCAGTGAGGTTCCTCGCTTTGGGTCGGTGTGTGGTTCGGGTAGAAGAATCGGTGTCCAACGCGAAAGTGCTGGCAACCCACGCCAGCGCATTTCAGGGTATTGGTAGTCGGACACGTCGGACCCGGTTTGCCACGGTACAACCGAGGTAGCGAGAATTCGAAATCATGGCGTTTTGGCTCAGGCTCCACTTGCTTACTCATGGCCGAATTCTAGGACTCGTAGGCCGGCGCGTCAAGGCGGCGGGGCGTGGCGCAGGAGTTCGTCGCAGCGGGCAACTTCCCCTATTTCCTCAACTGCATGAGATCATGAAGATCAGCCCCTGCCGCTGACCTCACCATGCCGCGCTTACCAACCATGTCTTCAAGGATGTCCTTGAGGCGATGAATAGTGACGCCAGCTTCCTTGAGGAGAGAGAGTTCCTCCTCGTACTTGACATTCCCGACCACAAGTTCCTTCGTCCAGGCACCCGGGCAGAGGCAAGTGCGCAAGTCCACCTTTTCAGGGAGGTCAAACTTAGCGCCGACCCACTCCTGCACGCCCTTGCGAAGAAGTGGCATCTCTCTCTTCTTGGCGTTGTGAGGAGCAATGCCAGTCTGCTTGCGAACTGCCGCTGGCACCTTCGTGATGTACGAAATCGGATTGATGGAGGCTTGAACCTCAACATGGCGGCACTGGTGTCCGCCATCGGCTAGCGGCCGGATTGCGAGGATGTCAATTTCATGCACGCCGACCTTGGCACCGTGGATTGTGAAGAAGCCGTCCCGGTTCAGCCACTCCTCGACAACTTCTTCAGCGAGCAAAGACATGGTCTTTACTGGGGAATCGGGCAGGAGGCTCCGGCATTCACTCTAGAAGGCTCCCGCCAGTGTGCTGGCCTTCTTGAGCTTCTTGAAGGTGGTGAGCCGAGGCGATTGAATCGCCACCCACGCGCCCCACTTGATGGGGCCGATTGGCTTGGGCTTGCCGGCGAGACGGACGATGCACTTACCGGTGCTCTTCCACGGGTCGATGGCCTTGATGCGGCCGTAGTGCGTGACAGCCTTGATCTCGCCGGTGACGTACAGGGCGATGTACTTTAGCTTCGGGATCACCGCGTCCGAAATACGAATCGCGTACCAGCAGTTCTTGCCGAGGAACACTTCTCTGAATCCCTCTTCGTGTGCGGCGCAGACGATGGTATCGAACTCTCGTTCCCGCAGCGGAACGCGCGCCTTGGTCGCATGTCGCTTGCTCGACTTCCGCTTGTCATCTGCCGGCAACCCGAGGATTCGGCTTGTCCTGTTCAGGTTCCACTCGTCTATCAACGTCTTCAGTTCTGGCGTCAGAGATTCGAGCCTGCCGCCCTTGATGCCGTTGCCCTTTGGTTTGGCAATGCGGATGGTCATGGCCTCCAGGTCCCTCAGGTGCGCTTCCCTGCGCACAACATAGAGGCTGAAGGTATCCCAGTTGCGGGCGTGTTTGTCCTCCAAGTGATGCTTGATTCTCCGCCTGAGGTCGGTTGCCAGCCCAACGTAGTAAAGCTTACCTCTATTGTAGAGTGCGTAGATGCCGGATTGCTCTCCTGCCAGTTCGGCAATCTGGGCCGAGTAGTCCGCGAACACACGCTTCGAGATTCCTTCCAGACATCCAGTGATGAGCCTTGGCGACGTCGGTGACTTCACGCCTCACTCCCTACGTTTCAGTAACCGGCGCGTGTATAGGCAAATCATCGGCGGTATCGTAACAATACAGGCCACGATGTCAAGGCGGCTGGGAGAGGCTAGAGAGTTCGCCGCGGCGGGTGCGGCGAAAACGGTTAGCGTTCCCGATGGCCCTCTCACGGGTCCGTTGTCGGTCCCTCCGGCCGTCTAGGTCAGAGGTTCCATCCATCGGAAGGAAATGTCGTAGTCGTCCTGCTGCAGGGTCAGAGCCGTTTCGACCACGTGGTCCACGCACTTCTGTATCAGAACGTCTGGCGATTCCGGCCTCATGCCTTCGGGGTGCGGAGCGCTGCCCAAGTGGTACTTTCCGTCCATCGTCTGTACTACTAGTGGCGTGACGGCACGGAACAGCGCGTGCTGTCGGTAGTTCAATCCGAGGCATAGTACCTCGACCGCATCCCTGAGTTCTTCCATGTTCCTATCATGCGACAGGATCGCCTCGCAGATGTTGGTCCGGTCATCGGTCCAATTCGGTATGCTTCGATGTCTTTGCCATCGAAGGTCGAGCACTGACCTGCCCATGCCATCCTTCTTGCGGCCACGGTAGTCGTCAACGACCTGCTGGAATGCGATAGCGGTCCGCCCGAGCGCCTCGTCGAAGTCACCCTTGCCAGCCAAGTCCAAGGCCTCCCCAAGAGAGACCCGTGCCACCTCCGGCTGAACGTAGTCTAGGAGCGAGAGTTCCACAAAGTCCAACTGGAAAAACACCTTGGTGTTGTCTTGCAGGAATGATCTAGTCCAGACCTCGCACTCAGCTACGTCCCGCTGAGCCAGTGTGACACCACGGTGCTTCACAGCTACACGTGCTTGATTGACCTGCAGAGCCAGACCGGAGTGCTTGACGCGGTCTCGCACGCCCTCGAGGTCGAAGTACCCCCTGAATTCCAGTCGTTCGGATGCACGTGCATCGAGATGAAGCGCAACCACATGCAGGAACAGTTCCAGCGCATCGTGGAAGGCCAAGACCGAGGCGGCGCTCAAGGGGGGGTGGCCTCTTTGCGTGTCGGGTCCCAGTCGTATACAGATACTTCACAAACGCCAGACGGCGCGCAATATCCTCGGCTAGTAGGGCCACGGTTCGCAGAATAGCGGATAGAGGCTGGGTGTCAGGGACTGGCGCTCCTTAAAGAGCACGTTGCAGTCCTGATTGCTCTTGAACAGCGGGTCGAGGTAGATGAGGTCAACCGACTCGTCCTTGACGTAACGTCGCAGGATGTCAAGGTTGTCGCCGTAGTAGAGCAGGTTCGTTAGATTCCCGTCGGGCATCACGGGTGAGGATAGGCCGAACTAGTCCGGTGTCAAGCAGCGCAAGTGCGCCATTCGCCGGTTTGGGTGAGGGTCCTGGCAGAGAACGGGGCAAAGGCCTTGGCAGAGGTCAGGGCAGAGACCTCGGCAGAGACTCCGGCGAAGGCCCTGACAGAGACCGGGGCAAAGACCTTGGGAGAGGACGTGGCAAAGGCATTGGCAGAGACACCGGCAGAGTGTGGGCAAAGGACTCTGGCAGAGACCTCGGGAGAGTCTCTGGCTAGGACTTTGGGGGAGACCGGGGGAAAGACCTTGGCAGAGACTGGGGCAAGGACATTGCCAGAGTGCGTGGCAAAGACCTTGGGAGAGACCTTGGGAGAGACCTCGGCAGAGGCCCTGGCAGAGACTCCGGCAATGATTCCGGCAGAGACTCCGGCAAAGACCTTGGCAGAGCCTCTACCCAGCGCAGGGGTGAATCGGGCTGGATTCGACCTAAGCCACTGTCACATCGTCAGTTGAGCGAGTATCTGAGCCCTGTCGCTAGTATACGAAGTCGTATAGTTCTTGAGTTGGGGTGAAGCGTGGGCTTGAGCTTGCGCTTGGACTTGAGTTTTGGTACGGCTCAGGCCTGAACGAAGCGGAAACGGCTGATGAAGTGGCGCATCGGCAGGTTCTGGCCGTATGCTACTTCGATGCCCGGAATCTCGTCCCGGTGGCGGTAGAGCACGCCGACTGCCTCAGCCGCGGACAGCAGGTCGGAGTCCTCGTAACAGAGCCGCGGTACTGCGGCGCGGACGTTGTTCACCCTCGGGTCAGGCCCGACTTCCGTGCCGTCTACGTTCTTGCCGAACGCGTAGACCCCGAGCTCGCACATGCGGTGTCCGGCGATGAGTAGGAGCGCGGTGAGACTGACGCCGGGGAACTGGTCATCGCGCAGCCTGGTGCCGGCGAAGAACTGGTCGAGGTCGAGGTAGATTGCATGACCGCCGACCGGTTTGACGACGATGCTCGCGCCGCACGCCCGGTCAACCGCTGCCCCGAACTTCCTGACCTGGTTGATGCGGTGTGCGAGGTACTCCTCGTGCACCACGGTCTTCAGGCCTTCGACCACGCCCTTCAGGTCGCGGCCGGCCAGACCGCCGTAAGTCGGATGTCCTTCGACCTGGAGTTGGTGACCCACGACCATCGCCGGGAGCTGTGGATACCGTTCGACCATCCGGCCTCTTTCACTCAGGACCAGGCAGCCGCCGATGTTGACGAGCCCGTCTTTCTTCAGGCTGATGTGGAATCCATCGACCTGCTCGAACATCAGGCGGACGACGTCCGCGACGCTCCTGCCCTTACAGAGCGGCTCGTACTGCAGGTTGAACCACGCGTTCTCGGCAAAGCGGCAGGCGTCGAAGAGGAACGGCACACCATGGCTTCGGCACAACTCGGCCGTCGCGCGGATGTTGGCCAGCGACACCGGCTGACCTCCACCGGTGTTGTTAGTGATCGTCATGTAGACGACGGGCACGCGCTCCATCGTCGCTTTGTCTTCAAGCAGCGCGCGCAATTGGGCGAGGTCCATGTTGCCCTTGAAGAGGGAAGCCTCATCCTTCGCTCTCAGTTCGGGCGAGAAGAAGTTGCGGGCCTCGAAGCCGCTCGCCTCGATGTTCTCCTGGGTCGTATCGAAGTGCCCGTTCGACGGGATGATGTAGAAAGGCTTTTTCCCGGCGCGCTTGCCGGGGGCGCCGAGCAGCTTCGACAGACAGGTGAAAAGGCCATACTCGGCCGCGCGTCCCTGGTGGAAGATGAACGTGTTCTCCTGGTCGCGGTTGCGGTTCTCCCACTGCGGGCCGAACGTGTCGACAATCTGCTGCTTGAACTCGAAGTAGCCCTCGTTCGAACCGTACGACTCATCGCCGAGCAGGACTTGAGACCACTGCTGCATGGTCATGGTCGTAGTTCCGGAATCGGTGAGC
The DNA window shown above is from bacterium and carries:
- a CDS encoding GIY-YIG nuclease family protein: MKSPTSPRLITGCLEGISKRVFADYSAQIAELAGEQSGIYALYNRGKLYYVGLATDLRRRIKHHLEDKHARNWDTFSLYVVRREAHLRDLEAMTIRIAKPKGNGIKGGRLESLTPELKTLIDEWNLNRTSRILGLPADDKRKSSKRHATKARVPLREREFDTIVCAAHEEGFREVFLGKNCWYAIRISDAVIPKLKYIALYVTGEIKAVTHYGRIKAIDPWKSTGKCIVRLAGKPKPIGPIKWGAWVAIQSPRLTTFKKLKKASTLAGAF
- a CDS encoding tryptophanase, whose product is MPSFLDDWSAEFAKAKTRPRPYRNAAVSFRPSSIDDRELRRRVLEETGLNVFKFPAALIPGCDLLTDSGTTTMTMQQWSQVLLGDESYGSNEGYFEFKQQIVDTFGPQWENRNRDQENTFIFHQGRAAEYGLFTCLSKLLGAPGKRAGKKPFYIIPSNGHFDTTQENIEASGFEARNFFSPELRAKDEASLFKGNMDLAQLRALLEDKATMERVPVVYMTITNNTGGGQPVSLANIRATAELCRSHGVPFLFDACRFAENAWFNLQYEPLCKGRSVADVVRLMFEQVDGFHISLKKDGLVNIGGCLVLSERGRMVERYPQLPAMVVGHQLQVEGHPTYGGLAGRDLKGVVEGLKTVVHEEYLAHRINQVRKFGAAVDRACGASIVVKPVGGHAIYLDLDQFFAGTRLRDDQFPGVSLTALLLIAGHRMCELGVYAFGKNVDGTEVGPDPRVNNVRAAVPRLCYEDSDLLSAAEAVGVLYRHRDEIPGIEVAYGQNLPMRHFISRFRFVQA